From the Pseudorasbora parva isolate DD20220531a chromosome 2, ASM2467924v1, whole genome shotgun sequence genome, the window ttaCTTTAGCATTACTATTAAGAATAAGGGGCATTAATTGTATTATGTGCATCAAAGAATCATTCAACCTTTTAAACAAGCCTGGTTTTAGCAGTTGTCTATTACATCGCAGTTGTTTCATTTcacttcatctctctctctctctttcaattATTTTGCTTTACtgacaataattattttatCTTTGATTTCAGACCTGATGGAAGAGAGCGAGGAGAGTGAAGAACTGAGAGAAGTGGAGGAGGAACATCAAGTCAAACCTGGAGAAAAACCTTTGAGTCGCTCAAAgactaaaaatacatttataaagaaaaaaagagccACACAATCTTTCATCTGCACGTGTGGAAAGAGCTTCCTCTACAGAAAAGATCTTGAGATTCACATGAGAGTTCATACTGCAGAGAAGCCTTTCACATGTGATCAATGTGGGAAGAGATTCACACAATCATCAGACCTTAAAGTTCACATGAGGATCCACACCGGAGAGAGACCATTCTCATGTGATCAGTGCGGGAAGAGTTTCATGCATTCATCACACCTAAAAAGACACATGAAGATCCTcaccggagagaagccgttcacaTGTGAACAGTGCGGGAAGGATTTCAGAGAAAAACGAAGTCTTGAGGGTCATGTAAGAATTCATACTGGAGAAAAGCCTTTCAAATGTGATCATTGTGGGAAAGGTTTCATTGAAAAACGAAGTCTTGAGACTCATGTAAGAATCcatactggagagaagccattcAAATGTGATCAGTGCGGGAAGAGCTTCACAATAAAATCAAATCTTAGACTTCACATGAGGATCCACAGCGGCATTTATAATAAGGAGAAGCCACATTCATGTTCtgtgtgtggaaagagttttgcACTGCTTTGTAATTTAAAAGCACATCAGAAAATACACACTGGTGTGAGAGAGTACATGTGCTTTGAGTGTGAGAAGACTTTTATTTCAGGAAGTGAGTTAAAACAGCACCAgaggattcacactggagaaaaaccttacaagtgttcacactgtgacaagagatTTAGTTGCTCAGGAAATCTGAAAACACATGAAaagattcacactggagaaaaaccttacaagtgttcacactgtgacCAGAGATTCAGTCGCTCAGGAACTCTGAAAACACATGAGaagattcacactggagaaaaaccttacaagtgttcacactgtgacaagagatTCTGTCAGTCAGGAACTCTGAAAACACATGAGaagattcacactggagaaaaaccttacaagtgttcacactgtgacaagagatTCAGTCGGTCATCATATCTGAAAACACATGAGaagattcacactggagaaaaaccttacaagtgttcacactgtgacaagagatTTAGTCGGTCAGAAACTCTAAAAACACATGAGAGGATCCACACAGGAGAGAAGCCATTCTCATGTGATCAGTGCGAGAAGGGTTTCACAGATAAACGAAGTCTTGAGATTCATGTTAGTGTACATACTGGTGAGAAGCCGCACACGTGTGATCAATGCGGAAAGAGTTTTGCTTTCAAAGGCTATCTTAAGCAACACATGAGGATCCATACAGTAGAGAAATCTTATCACTGCTATCCATGCAGAGAGAGTTTTGAGACCTTACACCTGTAATCAATGCGGGAAGAGTTTCTCTAAGTCCTCCACACTGAAATCACATCTTCTCACTCATTCTGAAAAAAGAACACCAGAAGATTCACACTGAAGAGCACCAGAAGAGCACCAGAAGATTCACACTGGAAACAAACAACACTGAAGTCCTTCACTAGAGATGATGAAGTGAAAGTGCCAGAAGATTCACACTGGAAACAAACAACACTGAAGTCCTTCACTAGAGATGATGAACTGAAAGAGTACCAGAAGATTCACACTGGAAACAAACAACACTGAAGTCCTTCACTAGAGATGATGAACTGAAAGAGCACCAGAAGATTCACACTGGAAACAAACAACACTGAAGTCCTTCACTAGAGATGATGAACTGAAAGAGCACCAGAAGATTCACACTGGAAACAAACAACACTGAAGTCCTTCACTAGAGATGATGAACTGAAAGTGCCAGAAGATTCACACTGGAAACAAACAACACTGAAGTCCTTCACTAGAGATGATGAACTGAAAGTGCCAGAAGATTCACACTGGAAACAAACAACACTGAAGTCCTTCACTAGAGATGATGAACTGAAAGAGCACCAGAAGATTCACACTGGAAACAAACAACACTGCAACAAGAGATTCAATGTGTCAGAAAGGCATGAAAGGACTCTTGTCATGGATTCATGTCATTCATGTCAATTGTCATGTGTAGGTTGCAATAAAGTGAAAAGATTGATCAATTTACAGCAGTatcttatttattaaacataaacCAAAGTTCATCTTCAGGAGTGTGTTCATTTTCTTGAATTTAATTCTTactacagttttttttattcgCTTTGGTACTATTATCGCATGTATGTGGTAAAACCTCACAACTGTTAGTACAAAACTCAAAGCAGATTATCAAAAAGTCTGTTTTTTCAAACATGTAATCACATGTTCAATTGACTATGTACAATGTACAAAATTACACATTCACTTTTTCACCATACTGAATCAGTGTGTCATCAAGAATTACCTTTCATATGAAGTAATTGTCTTTCACAGTGCAATGCTCACAATACTTTTGATATGCTTCTCATCTGATTTGTGTAAATACATTTGACCAACACTTAATCCAACTGATCTTAATGGTTAATCACTGAACCATTTGGTAATATATTTCCATTTCAGCAATACAGTATATGGATTGAGAACTacagaaataaaatgtgtttgtaCGAACATAAAAATTAACCACACCTGATGAAAACCCGTTCTTGCTAATTGATTTCCGATGGGGTAACCACAATTGGACATTAGATATAAAAGTCAGGGTGTAAACTTTTTACACTGGTAATTTCTTTCAACATGGACCAGGATAGACAGCAAGGAATTGGAAGAGCTCGTGGACGAGGGATCCATCAGAGAGGTGGGCATGGGATCCGTCAGAGAGGTGGGCATGGGGCCCATCAAAGGGTTGGTCATCGGAGAGGGGGAGGCAAAACTGTTGTCTCTAATGAAGTCCGGGCCATCATCGTTGATCATGTGGTGAACCGAGGCCTTACTATGGCAGAAGCGGCCAGATTAGTTGAGCCAAATCTAAAAAGATCAACTGTCAATTCTATCATCCAAACCTTTCGCCAAGAAAACCGGTAAGTGTGGAAGATGTATACTACTGTATTACATTCACAGTAAATTGTAATGCATGTAAACATGTTACAGTATTTGTACAGCATGATCTATTGATAGTATTCTCTGTTCTATGCTTAGAATGAACAGAAAACCCCATAGCGGTGGTCGTGGCCGTGTGCTGACCGACCAGCAAGAGTTGGCAGTGGTGGAAATGGTGAGGGCCAGGAATGATATACGGCTGTCAGAAATAAAGCAGGCAATTGAGGAGAACAATGACACCTTTGCCAATGTGGTATCCATCAGCCTACCAACAGTAGCCCGCCTTTTAAAGCGGCACCAGATATCAATGAAACACATTTACCTGGTGCCTTTTGAGAGAAACAATGACCGGGTGAAACAACTAAGGGCTGAGTATGTTCAGGTACAGCACCATACTGTATATTGTTTTACTGTTACTATTTGAAGCATCACATATTGGaacaacactgtaaaaagaactaaccaaaatatatttttttagaggGTTATGGTGCTTGATGCTGATGTGAACTATCACAAGTACGTTTTTGTTGATGAAGCTGGCTTTAACCTTGCCAAAACTCGTCGCCGTGGACGTAACATTATTGTTACGGGCCACTGTCCAAGTGCCTGGACAACGTGGAGGAAACATCTCTATGTGCGCAGCTATCTCTGAAGATGGTGTCCTAGGACGTAGGCCATTACTTGGCTCCTACAATGCTGCACATCTTATTGAGTTTCTCAATGAAATTGAGCTAGCCTGTCAAGGTGAAGGGGTCACATGTGTAATTGTGTGGGATAATGTCAGTTTTCACCACGCAGAGGTAGTTCAAGCATGGTTTCAGGCCCATCCTCGATTCATGACCCTCTACCTGCCTCCATACTCTCCTTTCCTCAACCCTATTGAGGAATTTTTTTCAGCATGGAGGTGGAAGGTCTATGATCGCCATCCCCTTGAGCGTGCCACCCTCCTTCAGGCCATGGATGATGCATGTGATGACATCAATGTAGACTAATGTCAAGCATGGATTCGTCATGCCAAAAAGGTTTTTTCCAAGGTGCTTGAACAATGGGAACATTCATTGTGATGTGGACGAGAATCTATTGCCAAATGCTCAAGACAGGCTTGATCCAAATTAATGTGTGCACTAATTGTTATGTTTTGTTCTCATTTAGTTACACTATAGAAAATATACCTATGTTACAATTATATCTTAAAATTATATCCTAATTTGCCCAAATGATTGTAGAGGATGTCTTCATTGATCCTTTACTTGATTACACATAGGATGGATATTTTGGAAATTATAGAttatgtaaatgtaagtaaTGTAAGCATATTGCCTTATGTGAAACTGtgtaatatgtattttataGTACTATAGCATATTAATTTCAGCACTTCTAAGGCTGATTTGAAACGTGTATCTTGCATTGTTTGCTGTTGGATGAACTGACTGTTAAAAGTACTAAACTGAAACAAGATCATACTTTTGGGTTTCTGTGATTAAACCAAATGTTCTCATTACATATTCCAATAATCTTGTGTTTGAAACAATGATTATGTGGACTGAAAACATTACATCAGGTTTTGAAAGAATGACTAGCTGTGTTACAAGTGTGATCAGTTTGGATTTTTGTActaagagttttgaaaatgtacacctTACTTGTGAAAATTGTACCAAAGcgaataaaaaaaactgtaatatagaATTAGTAATTTTTTATGAAGGAAAgtcataataaaaataaacttccTCTATATGAAAACGGGCACATCAAATAGACATCTCTGAGATATATGTGCGATTTTTAAAGGTAGTTTAAAATCAATCTATAGTTAGATTCTTATTGTGATGTTGTGCATGGTATTAATCTAAGTATCATAAGTAGGGACCGGGGTAGGCGGATTAATGGGAGCATGAAAAACTGGCTTTAATTTGGAAACATGAAACACGGGGTGAATTCTCCCGTACGCGGGAggtagtttgaggcggactgtcacggGGCTAAGAATTTTGGTGTCAGTAAACGGGCCAGTGAATTTAGGGGCTAACTTATTATtcacggagcggagaggaatgttcttagaAGAAAGCGACGCTTTTTGACccacgacgtaaacgggaggcttggACAGGTGGCGATCGGTTTGGGCCTTGGTGCGTTTACCTACCCTGAGCAGAGTTTCACGGGCTCTACTCCAAGTGTCTCGACACCTCTGGACGAAGGCGTGTgcggaggggaccgcgacctcggattCCAGACTGGGAAAGATAGGTGGCTGGTACCTTAAACTACATTCAAAAGGCGAAAGGCTCGTACCTGACACTGGTAATGAATTATGTGCGTACTCAATCCATGAGATGAGAAGGATTATTGGAGGCCAAACATTGTAACTCTCGCTCTAGGTCCTGGTTGGCCTGCTCAGTCTGGCCATCTCccctaataatttacaaaattctcgccaaaatttggacacgaaTATCATTCACAGTGTTCTGATTTGTTAATTCCTCTCCTGTCAATCCAGATGAATCAGTCAATCTTTTTAACAGTACCTGGACTTCTAACTTCCATCCAAGATGATGAAGAAAATACATCCTTTTACAAAGACTTGATTCCTTGATTACCTTAAAGATTTGCATTGATGGATTAACAGTCAAGTTTTATATTCATTTGGGGGAATTTATTAAACAGCCATTGCTTTGTGTGTATAATAATTAAACGGAAAGAAAATGACAGCCCTCCTGACTATTGGTTATACAATTCTTACCTTGGTATTTGCTTATAGATTGAAGGTCAAACTTAATCAGTTAGTTCACGAGATAATCCGGTTTTAGAAAAGGTAGGCTGACATCTAGCCtgacatcaagatgtttggtctggaaactcaccattgacggctcaatctgaggggcggataaacggttgtctttcaaactccctctgcacgcgataggatagcgctacaccaaccagagcaacgaaggtgaagcagagcttgttgatagattaaacattcaccgtatccgtcggcaaaactccgaacacatcttcccattttaagaatgacttcagtgccgttctttgttcttttctcagagaaaagcttaactccaagtcttccagagtcgcggtcaaagctgattcgaaagaccgccgttcgccagtttctgtgtttactagaagcacgcaaacgcaactcggccgtcatcattatggccccgcccactgactctatacacgatgtgattggcccggcaagagctaggggaatacagctcagaagggtattgagagttgctagacgacactcgcgggcagattaaatttgctgccgctagggtgcgtctaaatTTCTAGGCTAAGGCACATCAGTAACAATATCAGACTTAGTTTAGATATTTTAGACTACACAGATTTTATACATTCTGAAGCCTttagcttggcttgctcagttggggacactaaaatttagatctaagttttcaacttaatgtccaaataaaattaatcactaaattaactgtatcaactatattactaatctgcccacattgtctctatatgataaattgaaatgagctgataacatcaccgttttctttagaacgactgtacagctgaatcaaattttggtgcaatattttcctgtttaacactgtgaagctgctttgaatccATCGTCATTTTAAAAGCGAACACatgcgaagcactgctactttgGCAGAGGTATCACGCAACACATCCAAAATCCCACAACTTCTACCAACATACCGACATGAATAATAGCTGGCTATTTTTTCATACAGTACATGAATGGCGAAGAAAATTGATGATTTTGTGAGAGACGAAGAAGGTTACTTCTTAGACAATCACGATCCAGAACCATACCACTATGAACCAGAGTATTCAGAAGAGGAGCTACGCCTGCGTTCTTTGAAATAGAACGACAGGAGGAGGATGTTGCGATAGCTCAACAGCCGCTTTCACAGGAACAAtaataaagttaaaaataaagttttttttttagtttcgtTATTCACACTAAACAGGCTGAATTCAACATGTGATTATACTAGAGGAGgcttactttatttaaactgtaGTATACAGCTTCTCTGCATCTATCTTACAACCGAAAagacaaacaataacataagGAAGAAAAACTAAAGATGTTCACTTAGATGTTCAATTTCTGCCTGTGCTTTGAAAATGGATGGTAGTCCTCTGGTGCAAAGTGCTCTTCGCAAACAcagtattgtttaattttgtagAGAGGCGTTGAAGTCTAGATATCCAGAGCAGCTAGCCatttatttttctgtcattATATTCTGTGAAACATTACGTTAGTGTATGTCCTTTGCTTGTTCTCACAACCTTTTACTACACAGATAATTGTCATGTTTGCTGTAACTGTAGCTATCACTTCTCAAAATAAACAATCCAAAAGATAAGACACTCGGTGCAGGTcacgtgatatctctgcgcccaagtagcaggGCTTTGCATGTGTGCTTCCCCAAAATATAGTCCCAAGttaatatctgcctaggaaatcgcccAGTCTTAATGTGCATTGCTCTTTGAACTCATTGTGAATACGCAGaccataataaataattaggtggggttttttttggatcacttttacttgggacatgctatctggcagcataggattccattcattatgctaagctaagctaacggcgaccctgccaaactaaaacaatgcatgcactgagacaaaaaaaagCATTCTCTGGAAGATGGCTGGACTGGAAATAACTCCAAAAGGTAATCTAGTGAACGTGAACAATCCTTTGTGTGTATTCACATATACTGCTTTGACTTTTCATCTAACAGAATTTTTTGATATGCATGACTCATGTCTAACTTGCTGTATTTTACTCCTCCAGCTAAAAGAGCAAACATATCCTCCATTTGCAGAATGGGATACTGCTCTAGTGATGACTCTCTGTTAATGGTTACTCGATAGGCTCCACAGTCTCACTGACCCATCTGGCTTTAACACTGGCACAACAGTTGCTGCCCACTCTGAGAATTTCACAGGCTCAATGAGTTGGTCTTTAATTAAGCGATCAGGTTCAGCTTCAACTTTCTCTCTCATAGCAAAAGGTAGTGACCttgctttaaataaattagGCTTTGCATCCCTAGGTACATGAAGCTTAGCATTAGCTCCTTTTATATGTTCCTAGGTTTCTTTGAAAACTATTTCATGCGCTCTTAACACATCTTGCAACAACTCTGAACTGACTTTAAGTTTACTCACATTTTTCCAGCGCAGTTCCAGTTCTGTGAGCGATGATCATCCTAATAAATCAGGCCCAGATCCTGCCACCACCACTGCTGTGAGTTCTTTGGCAAGCCCTTTGTGCTTGACTGTAACTTTGGTGATAGCCAGAACCTTCACTGGCTATCCTttatatgtttttaaattaagagTGCTTGTTTTCTGTTCAGGCAGTTTCTTTGTAGCTTCCATTCTGCCATACTCCAACTGTGATAACACAGTTAGTCTCCAGTGTCGGGATCTCAAACTTCACAGGACTTTCATTTACAGACAGCATCTGTGTGATAGGGGGTACATGGAACTGTAGAGGTTCTATACTATACATTGTGAAAGCTTCTTCAGGCtgatcttcctcctcctcttcaagGTAATTTGCCCTCTTTGATTGTTTTCCTCTCCCCCATGTCCAAGCTTTCCTGCCTTTCTCCACATTAGTTTCTTGTGGTTTCGTTCTACATACTGTTTGCacatgtccaattttaccacaATGATAACACTTTTCTTTAGCAAACTTACAGTCTTTTGACCCCTGATTACCTTCCCCAAACCGATAACACATCCGGTATCAATCTTGAAGACAGTGGTGCTCAGTAGATTTCCTTTATCTTTGTGCAAATCAGCCATATCCTGATTAGCAGCTTCAATAAACTGAGCTTTTCTTAGTGCCGTCTCAAACGTCAGTCAGTCCTCAGCCAGTTTCCTCATCCTCATCTCCGTTGTATACTATCATCATTAACACCACACACTAATCTGTCTCTCAGCATAACAGTGAGCATGTCTACAAAATTACAGTCTTGAGCCAGCTTTCTCAGTTCAGCCACATATTCGACTATGCTTTCATCACAGTGTCTATTAAGTGAATTAAACTTCCATCTTTGCACTATTTCACTAGGCTTTGGCTCAaaataatttttcaaaaaattctGGTATTCCTCATAACTCTTTGATCCTGGTTTCTTAAGACTCAACTAATTCCACATCAGTGTGTACGTCTGTGCTCCAACACTGCTCAACATTGCATGTGTCCGTAGTAACACAATGTTTTACGAATCCGTAAACACATATTTTGTGgtcttttttttaacacatcatTTTTAAGAACTGACACTAATGTTAAATGCGTACCTTGAAttcaatgtaagtcgctttggataaaagcttctgccaaatgcataattGTAAATGTAAGAGTGTGAAGTATTATGTTTGCTTTTTCAGCTTTCTGTTTTAAATTTCTTAATAAAGCTTTGAATTGCCCAATAAACTATAATTTACTCCACGCGTGTCTGAGATTGAATGAGATGGTTGTTTGCCTACATTAGTATTTTTGTGTGTTGTTTTATAGAGgttgttgttttaaatggtTTTTGCGGTTTTTTTGATGGTTTACCATTGATCTTGCCTCGGTCACCGTCGAGTGTTCTGAGGAGAGGTGAGGTGTTCACAGTATTGCACAGATATAAACTGTTGTAAAATACGCtttacactgtcgtttttgCCTTGTTTGAACCGAGTACAGCGCTTTAAGTGTGTGTATTTGCAGACTAGAGCAGCAGTGAGGGGAAAATGTTCGGTTTTGTGTGAACCAATGTTTCAATGTTCGGAGTGTTAATGTTGCTGTTACTGAATGTCTAAGAAAATATGAAAGCTAATTAACTTAAGAAATCTTAAAAATCGAGAGTCCAGCCAAAGTTGGTTTGGTAATGTTTGCCACAGCTTTGCAACTCAGCACTCCAGTCAAGTAaagtaatgtttatttatatagcactttaaaCCAAACAGCTTTACAGTATTTCAAGTGGAGAAACAGTGTCATGTTACAATCCAGCTGGGGATCAAACTCGGGTCTCCAGTTTGTGTCTCCTTGACACTAACCACTTAAACACTGGCGGAGGTTGAACCCAAATGCAGAGGAATAATAGACAGTAAAAAGTCTGAGTCTTAATCTTTGCCTTTTTACTTCAGATGGGAAAAGACAAAATAATAGCAACAGTCTTAGTTAACACTTTAAGTTAAATGTGCTACAGGGAAAACTCCAACAACTCTCTTTGTGAGGCAATACAAAAAAGGTAATCCAAACAAAAGAGATCTTTTTAAACATCAGATCAGGCAGATCAATTCAGAAATACACAAAAGGAACAAAAACCAGAGGCTGACAGAGTACACAGCTTAATTACTTGAGTAAACCTACAGATAACCCTTGCTAAATTTTATTCAAGtacaagtaaaaaataatacagtCAGATGTacacttaagtaaaagtactgaagtacttatttttaaaagtacttgagTATCAAGAGTACAAAAgtacattttctaaatattgcATTACTACTGCAGAAACGTCCTACATGGAGTTATGAAAAACATTAATGTAAATACTTTGGACAATGTAAAAGGgattaaaagtaaaatacaatcaTTTTCTTTGGAAAGGAACTATTTAACATGTtgctttattttacatttctcaCTTGCCCACAAGGCAATAGCACAATGGCAACGCTCTGACAAACCTCTGCTAGAGTTTTAATGGATTATTTGCACCCACATTTGAACCTGACTGTGTTAAACACAACGCATACTCAAGAACATCACGGGTCGGCACATTCCCGGGATGGAGCGGCTGCGTCTTCATCCATGGGTTCGTCTCTTATCTAAATCTGACCATGGAGTTGACTTTGGCGTAAAGATGAAGCTGATTGCTGATAGGCTGTCCCAGTCAGTGGTgccaacacaatccaatcacgTTTGAGAGGGAATACACAAATTGAGGGTTATGAGATTTCattcttttccttttttaaaattttggtTATGGATAGACATAAAGTAAAGAGTAAAGAGTACAATATTTACCTctcaaatgtacttgagtaaagtcGTGAGTACTCCTCAAAAATGATACTTGACTAATGTACAGATTCCTCAAAATTGTACTTAAGTACTGTTCTCTAGTGATGTTTTGTTCTTGAACAAATTGTTCTTTTGATCCAGTTCTCAGTAAGTAACTGGTCAAGCCGGTTCACTTATCGAACTGAATCGAACTTTAGTTCCGTGTTGATGACACAAGACGCAAAAGACGAAGGAGCACGTCCGACTAAAAAATATTGTAAGACTAGGGGtataacgattcgttttaacaacgattcgattcgtatcacgatttgaggttgtcgatacgatttaaggacaATATTCGTTCATTTAGAATATGATCCAAAaagattcagtgacttgaaatcgatcCAGTAACTTTTAGTCAAAAATTGTAATCAGTATGACTGTTTTATTTCCATCAAATCGTAACACCCCTACGTAAGACGCAAAAGCCGAAGTAGCACTGTGTaacaagatttaaatacatttaattatattttatgtttttttttttgtttagagcTTTATTTATCCCCTTGGGGCAATTAATTTAGGCTCACATGGTGCTTCACATTTAACACCAACACATATAcattcaatcattcattcaaaacacacaaaaaaaaaaaaaaaaaaaaaaaaatacaagcgacatttattaatttacaagATTATAGGTTACTTTAGACATGTAAGATATCCACGTTTACACATGTCTGTAATGTGTGCTGTACCTGCAAAACTTTTAGGAATCTTATCAAAGATGTGCATGGGCATCTCAATATTGGTTAGTCGTATCCGACGTGAAGGATCCGCGAATGAAACTAACCACAAACACCATTAACTTAAgtgaactgttttttttaaatagaccttcattttattaaaatatgaaaaaaaaataatactatgGTGTTGCGCATGCAGATTTTAAATCATGATCATGCATGATGTTAAATCATGGAGTTTATAAGGACAATGAACAAGGAGTTGGTTTACTCGTTCTATGGTAGGCTTTTGGCTACTTTAGACATAAAGAACATATCCGCGTTGGTGATCAGTGCCTGTAATGTGTGCTGTAGTTGTGCAATTTTCTGTCAAACCCGACGTGAAGGATAAATTAATTAACTGTGAACACAAACGCCATTAACTTAAGTGAATGAAAGGCAATAACCAGCAAAATGCACTCAAATAACTATTCGATTGTTTCAATATGCATTGACAGATTACTTTATTTGAATGTTTCCTTGATATAACCTGACACTgagaaatgcataaaaaaaacattaaagaaaTGCATAGTGGCATCATTGCGTCAGGAACCTATGAATCACTTTTTGAACCGGTTCATTGAGCTGAACTGTCTGAAAAGAACCGGTTCGTTGAAATGAATCAGGCTTAGCATCACTACTTTAGACATGTAACATACCCGCATATGTTGATCAGTGCCTGTAATGTGTACAGTAGTTAAgagctttgagtgcctagaaaagcgctatataaatgtaacaaattaattaGTTGTGCAATTTTCATTCGAATCTGACACGAAGGATAAAATTAActgaacacaacacaaacaGCATTAAGTGAATGAACGGCGATAATGAGAAAATGCACTCACGCAAATTTAGatccatatgaattgatacagattattatttatttgaatgctTTTTGAGCCGGGTCATTGAGCTGAACTGTCTGAGAAGAACCGGTTTGCGGAAACGAATTGAACTTTGCATCACtactgtactcaagtaaatgtactctGTTACTGTCCGG encodes:
- the LOC137089911 gene encoding zinc finger protein 665-like, yielding MPKVEETLASHLSPSSASSLKALTLTTRPLKTTSALVGKAYSAAGQAAACLHTMAIVQAYQADLLRDLDDLMEESEESEELREVEEEHQVKPGEKPLSRSKTKNTFIKKKRATQSFICTCGKSFLYRKDLEIHMRVHTAEKPFTCDQCGKRFTQSSDLKVHMRIHTGERPFSCDQCGKSFMHSSHLKRHMKILTGEKPFTCEQCGKDFREKRSLEGHVRIHTGEKPFKCDHCGKGFIEKRSLETHVRIHTGEKPFKCDQCGKSFTIKSNLRLHMRIHSGIYNKEKPHSCSVCGKSFALLCNLKAHQKIHTGVREYMCFECEKTFISGSELKQHQRIHTGEKPYKCSHCDKRFSCSGNLKTHEKIHTGEKPYKCSHCDQRFSRSGTLKTHEKIHTGEKPYKCSHCDKRFCQSGTLKTHEKIHTGEKPYKCSHCDKRFSRSSYLKTHEKIHTGEKPYKCSHCDKRFSRSETLKTHERIHTGEKPFSCDQCEKGFTDKRSLEIHVSVHTGEKPHTCDQCGKSFAFKGYLKQHMRIHTVEKPYTCNQCGKSFSKSSTLKSHLLTHSEKRPYSCDQCSKTFIDTSTLKRHLRVHTKEKPHSCSVCGKSYSLLQHLHTHEKIHTGVREYMCFECEKTFTTGSKLKQHQRIHNGEKPHKCSHCDKRFSVLGHLKTHEKIHSREKLHTCDQCGKSFSIKSHLKRNTQGFTQLRNHITSLK